Proteins from one Miscanthus floridulus cultivar M001 unplaced genomic scaffold, ASM1932011v1 fs_325_1_2, whole genome shotgun sequence genomic window:
- the LOC136531318 gene encoding uncharacterized protein has product MFSNMEALRTEPIAEGETTVSSVQVVSQVLSQNSSNLFLKSVGIKPVPSSKSSSSNESELREQPAAEAMAAVQGEIDELRKRSEEAEEKLAMTQKEMEEYKKLTEINNKAMEENNALLKRILAINNASST; this is encoded by the exons ATGTTT TCAAATATGGAAGCTTTGAGGACAGAACCTATTGCTGAAGGTGAGACAACAGTGTCCAGTGTGCAGGTTGTGTCCCAGGTGCTCTCCCAGAATAGCTCAAACCTTTTCCTAAAGAGTGTTGGCATCAAACCAGTGccatcctccaaatcatcatcatcaaatgaaAGCGAGCTTCGGGAGCAACCAGCAGCTGAAGCTATGGCTGCTGTGCAAGGTGAAATCGATGAACTCAggaagagaagtgaagaagctgaggaaaagctggcgatgacacaaaaggagatggaggagtacaagaagctgacagagataaacaacaaggcaatggaggagaacaatgcgctgctcaagcgtatcttggccatcaacaatgcttcttcgacatga